One window of Papaver somniferum cultivar HN1 chromosome 9, ASM357369v1, whole genome shotgun sequence genomic DNA carries:
- the LOC113312457 gene encoding probable LRR receptor-like serine/threonine-protein kinase At4g36180 → MNYNFLSSPIPAQLANLTSLSIIELSICGLQGSVPYLPQLQKLDVSGNFGLRFDLPNMFENRWPKLKILDISDNEVTGSRSFLSSISNAPMLVSLSASMSSIQGSLPPSIYNLSRLQYLDLSYNNITSFIHSSISNLKNLHFLDLSGNNFQGPIQSSICEIVSLRRLVLENNNITGILPSCITMLTNLVEFRVSKNSIEVNVSLISLINKFHLSTLDLTSNRLTIDTNENLHLDASKPKLEILALGSCNLKVFLTFICILTQLKVLNLSHNNLTGVIPPCIFKLENLVYLDLSNNKLHSPLPLPPLSVSSFDLPHNKLEGNNSFEGVIPIGLGSLNSLKILSLRSNKFNGSIPKEITDLYELQILDLSINNLSGPIPVSLGKLKLVSNPSPGSVQRNSIGVQFQLVIKGTMRQFEIMYDYSSGIDLSCNVLDGKIPEEIGLLNGLVMLNLSHNHFSSNIPASVGNMSSLESLDLSFNKLDGHIPQENFVV, encoded by the exons ATGAACTACAACTTTCTGAGTTCTCCGATCCCGGCACAACTTGCTAATTTAACTTCACTTTCTATTATTGAGTTATCTATTTGTGGACTACAAGGTTCAGTTCCTTACCTTCCGCAACTACAAAAACTTGATGTCAGTGGTAATTTTGGTCTTCGTTTTGATCTACCAAACATGTTTGAAAATCGCTGGCCGAAACTGAAAATACTTGATATATCAGATAACGAAGTAACCGGATCAAGATCATTTCTGAGTTCAATTTCAAATGCACCAATGTTGGTCAGTCTTTCTGCTTCAATGAGTTCCATTCAAGGGTCTTTACCTCCTTCAATCTACAATCTTTCTAGGTTGCAATATCTAGACCTCTCTTACAACAACATAACAAGTTTTATCCATTCTTCAATCTCCAATCTAAAAAATCTACACTTTCTTGACTTGTCAGGGAATAATTTCCAAGGACCCATACAAAGTTCAATATGCGAGATTGTTTCTCTTCGACGACTTGttttagaaaataataacattacaGGAATACTACCAAGTTGCATTACCATGCTCACTAACCTCGTTGAGTTTCGCGTTTCTAAGAATTCTATAGAGGTCAATGTTTCATTGATCTCTCTGatcaacaaatttcacctatccaCCTTAGATCTTACCTCAAATAGGCTAACCATCGATACGAATGAAAACTTACATTTGGATGCCTCGAAGCCTAAACTAGAGATTTTAGCGCTGGGATCATGCAATTTGAAAGTATTCCTTACTTTTATTTGTATTTTGACTCAACTTAAAGTATTGAATTTGTCTCATAATAACCTCACAGGAGTTATCCCACCTTGCATCTTCAAACTTGAAAATCTCGTTTACTTAGATTTGTCTAACAACAAACTTCACAGTCCCCTGCCTCTTCCACCTCTAAGTGTGAGTAGTTTTGATTTACCACATAATAAACTCGAAG GAAATAACAGCTTTGAAGGTGTTATACCCATTGGTCTTGGTTCACTTAATTCCCTTAAGATTCTTTCTTTGAGGTCAAACAAGTTTAATGGGTCCATTCCTAAAGAGATTACAGATTTGTATGAACTGCAAATACTAGACTTGTCGATAAACAATCTCTCAGGTCCAATTCCAGTAAGTTTGGGAAAGTTGAAGTTAGTAAGTAATCCTAGTCCTGGAAGCGTACAAAGGAACTCTATTGGTGTGCAGTTTCAGTTGGTTATCAAAGGCACCATGCGGCAATTTGAGATAATGTATGACTATAGTTCGGGAATCGATCTATCATGTAACGTTCTTGACGGGAAGATTCCAGAAGAGATAGGTTTATTGAATGGACTTGTTATGCTTAATTTGTCGCATAATCATTTCTCAAGTAACATCCCAGCGAGTGTTGGAAACATGTCTAGTCTAGAGTCTTTggatttaagttttaataaactgGATGGACATATCCCACAAGAGAACTTtgttgtttag